GGAAAGAGCACCCTGGTCAACGCCCTCCTCCCGGAGATCCAGCTCAAGACCGGGGCGGTGAGCAGGTACGGCACCGGTCGCCAGACAACCACCGCCGCCCGCTGGCTGCCGACGCCCTATGGCGGCACCCTGGTGGACACCCCGGGGGTGCGGACCCTCTCGGTGCGGGGCTGCGAGCGGTGCCTCCTGGCCGAAGTCTTCCCCGAGTTCCCCGTGGAATGGATCGAAGACCCAACAGGACTGGACCCCTTTGATGACGACCTGGATCTGGAATACCCGGAACGCCTCCTCAGTCTCCAACGGCTCTGGGAGGAAATGGGGGAGAGGAACCCCAACCAGACAGGGCGCTGAGCGGACTCTCCCAGGCCCCCATGCCTGAAAGCCAGGTGGGATAGTGCAGTCGGGCCCCTACCGGGTCAGGACCGCCACCCACTCCGCCACGTTCTTCACGCCCTTGGGGGCCTGGAGGGCCTTCTGGTAGCGGCGGAGGATGCCGTCGTGGGTCAGCACGGTATCGCTCTCCTCCAGGTAGGTGGTCACCGGGAGGCACGCCGTACCCAGGGCTCCCAGGGAACTGGGGATGGGCTCAAGGACCAGACTGAAGGGGACGGAGCGCAGCAGGGACTCGAGCAGGGCAGTCTCCCGGGCGCTGGAGAACGCCGCATCATGGAGGAGGACCACACTGCCCACCTGGCCGGCATTCACCGCTCCCCAGAGCTCTTCCAGGTGCCCGAAGCGGAAACCCCTTTCACTGAAGCCCCGGCGGTTGAAGACTCCGTCACCGTACGTCTGGAGTTCGGGGTGGGTGATGGGGTGGACCAGGTCCCCACTCCCGAAGCAGAGTGCAGGCTCGGTGGCCAGCCGGGCGAGCTGCTCGGCACTGTTGCAGCCGAAGGTCCCCTGACCGATCACCGCCACCGGTCCCGCGCTCCGCAGCTCTCTGGCGATGGCCTCCAGGTCGGAGACCTCCCCCCGGAGCAGGGGTGTGCGCTGGCGCAGCCCCGGGTCCAGGTCATAGCGGTGCATGGCTTGGCGCTCGGCATCAAAAATGAAGTGCGTAGCCATCCGCCCGGGTTCGGGACGGGGCCTGAAGCGCCAGACCCGGTTCTGGTCCACATCCGCCCAGATGGGGCTGGCGGTGGCCGAATGGCGGCTGATGGTGGGCACGGGCTTGAGGTACCAGACCCGCTTGGTGAAGCGGAAGTCCCGGCTGGTGAGGGCACCCACGGGGCAGAGGTCCACCACGTTGCCCGCCAGGGGGTTGCCATCAAGGGTCTTGCCAGCGTAAGTCGTGATCTCGAGGTCTGAGCCGCGGTTGGCGACCGTCAGCTCCCCGCCGCCACTCACCTCCTGAGTGAAGCGCACACAGCGGGTGCAGTGGATGCAACGATTCTTGTCGATGACGATCCGGGCGCCCAGGTCCTCATAGGCATAACGGCGCTTGGGCTCCACCATGCGGCTGTCGCCGGAGCCATAGGTGAAGCTGTAGTCCTGGAGCCGACACTCACCCGCCTGGTCACAGATGGGACAGTCCAGAGGATGGTTGATGAGAAGGAACTCCATCACGCCACCCCGCGCCTCGGCGACAGCAGGGCTGTTGGTGGACACCTCCATCCCCTCCGTCGCCACGGTAGTGCAGGAGGTGGCCAGCTTGGGCTGCCCCTTGATCTCCACCAGGCACATCCGGCAGGTGGCCACCGGGGTCAAGGCCGGGTGATAGCAGTAGTGCGGGATCTCGAAGCCCGCCTGGCGGCAGGCGTCCATCAGCAGGGTGCCCGGCTCCACCGTGAGGCTCGTCTCGTTGATCTTGATGGTGGGCATGGCTCTCCCCTGGACATCTCCCCTGATTATGCGCGAGCGGTCCGCTCCAGATCAGGCCTTGTCAGGTGAGGTCACCAGGCAGTGACGGCAGAAGGTGAGGAAGTCCTCCAGGGAGGGGTAGTCGACCCTCACCCCGGAGGGCACCACGTTGGGGATGATGATGCGGTTCCGCAGCTCCCCGCAGGCCTCCATGGAGAAGATGAACCAGGCCAGCCTATCGGGCTCCCCCGCAAGGGTCACCGAGACGATCCGGGTCTCGAAGAAGAGATCGGGACGCAACTCCGTATCGGCGATCCGATGCCAGGCGGGAATGTGCCCGCGGCGCACAAACTCCGTCTTGAGCTCCTCCAGCGTGTGCTGGACGGTGAACTGGACCTCCACCTGGACTTCCATGGGCGCCTCCTGGTCCATCATCGACCAGTGCCGGGATTTCTCAAGCCCCCAGAGCCGCTCGGGCCGTGGGAGAATGATCCTTTTTGGGGAAACCATGCCAACCGCGCTGCTATCGGTGTTCGACAAGAAGGGCCTGCTGCCCCTGGCCACGGGGCTCAAGGCCCTGGGCTGGCACTTGCTCGCCACCGGCGGCACCCTCAAGGCCCTCCGGGATGCCGGGATCGAGGTCCAGGAGGTGGCGGACTACACGGGTGCCCCCGAGTGCTTTGAAGGCCGGGTCAAGACCCTCCACCCCCGCATCCACGGTGGCCTGCTCTACCGCCGCGACGAGAGCTCCCATGTGGAGGACGCTCGCCGCCTGGGCGTCGACCCCATCGACCTGGTGGTGGTCAATCTCTATCCCTTCGAGGCCACCATCGCCCGGGAAGGCGTCAGCTTCGAGGACTGCATCGAACAGATCGACATCGGCGGTCCCAGCATGCTGCGCAGCGCCGCCAAGAACCATGCCTCCGTCACGGTCCTCACGGATCCCGATACCTACGAGGCCTTCCTGGAGAAGCTGAGGGCAGGTACCTGGTCCCTGGAGGACCGCCGGCTCTGTGCACTTCAGGTCTATCGCCGCACCGCCGCCTATGACAGCGCCATCGCCGCCTGGTTCGAGGAGCGCCTCGCCTGCCCCGCCGAGCCCCAGGCCCCCAGCCAGGCCCTTGGCCTCGCCCTCAAGCAGAGCCTCCGCTACGGCGAGAACCCCCACCAGGCAGCCGCCTTCTTCACCCGCGCCGGGAAAGCCTCCGAAGGCCTCTCGGCATGCACCCAGCTCCAGGGCAAGGAGCTCTCGTACAACAACCTGCTGGATGCGGACGCCACGGCCCGCCTGGCCTGGCAGTTCACCGAGCCCAGCTGCGCCATCGTCAAGCACAACAACCCCTGTGGCACAGCCCTGGCCGACACGTCCCTGGAGGCCTTCCGCAAGGCCCTGGCCTCGGACCCGGTGAGTGCCTTCGGCGGCATCGTCGCCTTCAACCGCCCCGTGGACGGCGAGCTGGCCCAGGCCATGGTCGGCACTTTCTGGGAGGTCATCCTGGCCCCGGACTTCACTCCGGAAGCCCTGGAAGTCCTCAAGGCCAAGGCCAATCTGCGCCTGCTCAAGACCCCCGGCCGCTGGCCCTCCGCCGCCCAGGGGATGGAAGTCCGGAGCATCGGCGGCGGCTTCCTGGTGCAACAGCCCGATGACCGCTTCGTGCCGGTCACCGAGTGGGAGCTCAAGGTCCAGGGCAGCGGCCCCCGCCCTGCGGAACGTGACCTCATCCTCGCCCAGATGGTGGCCAAGACCCTCAAGTCCAACGCCATCGCCCTGGTGAAGGATGGCGGCACCGTGGGCTGCGGAGCCGGCCAGATGAGCCGGGTGGGCTCCGTGGAGATCGCCTGCCGCCAAGCGGGCGAGAAGGCCCAGGGGGCGGTTCTCGGCAGCGATGCCTTCTTCCCCTTCGCCGACGGCCTGGAGCTGGCGGTGAAGCACGGCGTCACCGCCATCGTGGAGCCCGGCGGCAGCACCCGGGACGGGGAGGTCATCGAGGCCGCCCGCAAGCTCGGTGTCTGGCTCTTCTTCACCGGCATGCGCCACTTCCGTCACTGATCCTGGAGCCCGCTCTTGCCCCCCCGGATCGATGAAGCTGCAGAGCGATGGGAGGCCTATCTCACCCGCCTCCGGGAGCGGGCCGGATCCCTCATTGCCGAAGAGGCCCCCCCTCTGCCCGAAGTCCCGTCCCTCCCCGCCCCCTGGGAGCCCCTCCCGGGGGCGGAGGCCCTCCGGGACCAGCTTCTCGAGCTGGTGGCCAAGGCCGACGAGGCTTGGTTCCTCCAGGTCCGGGCAGCCTTCGAGCGACCCGGGGCGGATACCCGGGTCACCCTGGAGGCCGAGTCCAGGAAGATCGAAGGCCTTCGGGCCTGGCTCCGGGTCTGCCTCGAAGACTCCCAGGTGCGGCGCCTGGCGGATCTGGCCCGCGCTCACTGGGAAGCCCAGGCCCCCCGGCTTCCGGACCAGCTCCGTTGCGTCGGCTGCGGCAGCGGCCTGCCCCTGCCCCTGCCCTATCTCCCCCAGGACCTGGCCTGCCCGGACTGTGCCCTCATCAATGCCTACCGCCCCCCGGCACTCCTGACCGACTTCGTGATCCCTGCCCTGGCCCGGGAGGAAGCCTGGGAGACCCTGCAGGGTCTCCCCCGCCTCCCCAAGCCGGCCGCCCTCAAGACAAGCCATCTCTACGGCACCGAAATGGGCCAGTGGACGAAGCGGTACCAGCAGGGCTGACCCTCTCCAGGTAGAATCGGAAGGTTGTCCGGAGGCCCGGAGCTCGTTCTCTGCCCGGACTCTTCCCCGCGCCCCGCGCCCATCCCACTGGAGTGGACCTTCATTATGAGAACCGCAGAACTCCGCAAGCGCTTCCTGGACTATTTCGCCGCCCAGGGGCACCGCATCGTCACCTCCAGCCCGGTCATCGGACCCGCCGACGACCCCACGGTCATGTGGACCAATGCTGGCATGGTGCAGTTCAAGGATGTCTTCGTGGGCAAGGAGCGCCGGGAATACACCCGGGCCACCACCAGCCAGAAGTGCCTGCGTGCGGGCGGGAAGCACAACGACCTGGACAACGTGGGCTTCACCGCCCGCCACCACACCTTCTTCGAGATGCTGGGCAACTTCAGCTTCGGCGACTACTTCAAGGCCGATGCCATCCGCTATGCATGGGAGTTCGTCACCGGGCCCGTGGCCCAGGGCAACCTGGGCCTGGATGCCAGTCGCCTCTGGGTGACGGTCTTCGAGGGGGCCGAAGGCATTCCCGCCGACACCGAGGCGGAGGAACTCTGGAAGCAGGCGGGCGTCCCCGCCGACCGCATCCTGCGCTTCGGCAAGAAGGACAACTTCTGGCAGATGGGCGACACCGGCCCCTGCGGCCCCTGCTCCGAGATCCACTACTTCCGCCCCGTGGACATGGCCGGTAACACCCCCGACCTGGTCAACGGCGATGGCGACGACACCATGGAGATCTGGAACCTGGTCTTCATGCAGTACGAGCAGGACGGCAAGGGGGGCCTCAAGCCCCTGCCCAAGCCCAGCATCGACACCGGCATGGGCCTGGAGCGGGTGGCCTCCATCCTCCAGGGCGTCACCTCCAACTACGAGATCGACCTCTTCGCCCCCATCTTCGAAGCCATCTGGAAGCTGGCCCGCATCAAGGCCGAGGACCGGGGTGAGCACACCAACCGCACCGCCTCCCAGGTCATCGCCGACCACATCCGTGCCGCCACCTTCATGATCTATGATGGCGTGGTACCCAGCAACGAGGGCCGGGGCTACGTCCTGCGCAAGATCACCCGCCGCGCCCTGCGCTTCGGAAAGAAGCTGGGTATCGAGGGACTCTTCTTCGCCGATCTGGTGCCCTCCGTACTTCGGGCCATGGGCGATGCCTACCCCGAGCTGGCCTCGGAGCTGCCCCGCATCCAGAAGGTCCTCTCCCGCGAGGAATCCCAGTTCAGCGTGACCCTGAACGCGGGTCTGCGCCAGCTGGAGGCCTGCGACACCACCACCGGCAGCCTGGCCGGGTCAGAGATCTTCAAGCTCTACGACACCTACGGCTTCCCCGTGGACTTGGTGGAGGACTGGTGCCGGGAGCGGGGCATCCAGCCCGATCTTGAGGGCTTCCAGCAGGAGCTCGCCGAGCAGAAGGCCAAGAGCCGCGCCGCCATGAAGGCCCACGATGTGCGCCTCCAGGGCGACTTCGCCGTGCTGGCCGACCTCCCGGCCACCCAATTCCTGGGCTACGAGACCCTGGAGGCCCAAGGCAAGGTGCTGGCCCTCTTCGATCCCCAGCAGAAGCGCGTGGCTGAACTCTGCGGCGAGGGCTCCGTGCTCCTGGACACCACCCCATTCTACGCCACCAGCGGTGGCCAGGTGGGCGACACCGGCACCTTCAGCTTCGAGGGCGGCAGCGCCCGGGTGCTGGAGACCAGCGCTCCCGCCCCCAAGCGCAGCCTCCACAAGGTGGTCCTGAACCCCGGCCGGGCCCTCAAGGAGGGCGAAACCCTCCTGGCCCAGGTGGACCCCGAGCGCCGGGCCCGCATCCGCGCCCACCACACCGCCACCCACCTCCTCCACGCCGCCCTCCGAGAGGTGCTGGGCACCCACGTGAAGCAGGCGGGCAGCGTGGTGGATGCCGAGCGCCTGCGCTTCGACTTCACCCACTTCGCCCCCCTGGAGCCCGCCCAGACCCAGGAGATCGAGCGCCTGGTCAACGAGCAGACCCTCAAAGCCCTGCCCACCCGCAGCCAGAGCATGGCCATCGATGAGGCCCTGGCCCTGGGCGCCATGGCCCTATTCGGTGAGAAATACGGAGAGGAGGTCCGGGTGGTCAGCGTTCCCGGCTTCAGTCAGGAGCTCTGCGGTGGCACCCATGTGTCCAGCACCGGTGAGATCGGCTGCGTCAAGATCGTCTCCGAGGGCGCCGTGGCCGCTGGCGTGCGCCGCCTGGAGGCGGTGGCGGGCTTTGCCGCCCTCGAGCGCCTGCAGGAGAGCGAGCAGATCCTGGCCGGGCTCTCGCGCCAGGCCAATGCCGGGCGCGAGGCCATCTCCGGCCTCCTCGCCGCCAAGGATGCCCGCATCACAGCCCTGGAGAAGGAGCTGAAAGAGGCCAAGCTCAAGGCCGCCTCCGACACCAGCGAGACCGTGGAAGAGGTCAAGGGCCTCAGCCTGGTCACCGCCCAGGTGGAGGGGCTGGAGGCCGCCGCCCTGCGGGAGCTCATGGATCAGGCCCGCACCCGCCACCAGAGCGCCATCATCGCCCTGGCCTCCAAGGTGGATGCCGGAAAGGTGGCCCTCCTGGTGAGTGTCACCCCCGGCCTTCCCGCCGATGCGGGCGCCCTCCTCAAGGCCATGGCCCCCAGCATCGATGGGCGGGGCGGTGGCAAGAGGGACCTGGCCCAGGGGGGGGGGACCAAGCCCGAGGGGATCCCGGCGGCCTTCGCGGCCCTGAGGGCCGCCCTCTAGGCGGTCATCCCCACGAAAAGGGGCGCCGTCACTGGCGCCCCTTTTCCGTTACGGTCTCCCGGCTTCAGCCCAGGGCCCGCTTCATCCTGGCCAGGGCCTCCACCAGGGTGGCCTGAGGGCACCCGAGGTTGAGGCGTACATACTCCCCCTTGGAAGCCCCGAAAAAGGTGCCTTCGGAGAGTCCCACCCCATGGGCTTCGAAATGGGCCACGGGGTCGGCCAGGCCGAGGACCGCGACATTCAGCCAAGCCAGGTAGGTGGCCTCCAGGGGGGCCTCCAGGGTGATGCCCGGCAGGTCCCGGTCCAGGGTCTCCTGCAGGAGCTCCCGGTTGCCCCGGAGGTAGGCCAGCAGCTCCTGGCGCCAGGGCTCGCCCTCCCCATAGGCCGCGGCACAGGCGGTGTACCCCAGGACGTTGACCTCTGCCACGATGCCGGTGCTGGCCCTCACGAACTGCGCCCGCAACCCGGGATCGGGGATGATGGCCAGGGAGGTGCCCAGGCCGGGCACATTGAAGGTCTTGCTGGGGGCCATGAGGGTAACGGTGCGCTGGGCGATCTCCGGTCCGATCATGCCCGTGGGGAGGTGGGATAACCCCTCCTCCAGGATGAGGTCGCAGTGGATCTCGTCCGAGCAGAGGAGGAGCCCGTGGCGGAGGCAGAAGTCAGCGACGCGCTCCAGCTCCTCCCGCCGGAAGACCCGCCCCACCGGATTGTGGGGATTGCAGAGGAAGAACACCTTGGTGCGGGGCGTGACCGCCCTCTCCATCGCCTCCCAGTCGATCTCCCAGCGGCGGGCTGCGCGATCCAGAACCAGAGGGACCTGGAGGGACTCGCGTCCCGAGTTGCGCGGTGCAGTCATGAAGGGGGGATAGACCGGCGTGTTGCAAAGCACCTGCTCCCCGGGCGCGGCAAAGGCCTGGGCGACGACATTGAGACCCACCACCAGCCCGGGGAGCCATACCAGCCAGGAGGGATCCACCGACCAGCCATAGCGGGTGTGGAGGGTGCCAAGGATCGCGTCCGTCTGGGCAGCGGTGGGCCGGGCGTAGCCGAAGATCCCATGGTCAATGCGGTGCTTCAGGGCCTCGATGACCACCGGAGGCGAGGGGAAGTCCATGTCGGCGACCCAGAGGGGCAGGATGTCCCGCCCCGCATACTTCTGCCATTTCTGCGAGTCGGTGCCCTGGCGCTGGGGAACGGTGTCGAAGCTGAAGGCCATGGGGCTACCGGGCGTACTCGACGGCCCGGGTCTCCCGCATGACCGTGACCTTGATCTGGCCGGGGTACTGCATCTCGCTCTCGATGCGCTTGGTCACGTCCTTGGCAATCCAGAAGGCCTGGTCGTCATTGACCTGGCCGGCATCCACCATGATGCGGATCTCGCGGCCAGCTTGCATGGCATAACTCTTCTGAACCCCCTTGTAGGAGTTGGCGATCCCCTCCAACTGCTCCAGACGCTTGACATAGGTCTCAAGCATCTCACGGCGGGCCCCCGGGCGGGCGGCGGAAAGGGCGTCGGCGGCGGTGAGGAGCATGGCCTCCACGGTCTTGGGCTCGTGATCGCCGTGGTGGCAACTCATGGCATGGATGACGGACTCCTTCTCGCCGAAGCGCTTGAGGAGCTCCATGCCGATCTCGATGTGAGTGCCCTCCACTTCGCGATCAATGGCCTTCCCGATGTCATGGAAGAGGCCGGCGCGGCGGGCGAGACGGGCGTCTGCCCCCATCTCCGCGGCCATGTACTCGGCGATGCGGGCCACTTCCTTGGTGTGTTCCAGAACATTCTGGCCGTAGCTGGTGCGGTAGTTGAGGCGACCCACCAGCTTGTGGAGCTTGGGGTGGACATCGGGGAAACCCAGGGCGATGCAGGTGTTCTCACCGATCTCCTTGAGGTGCTGGTCCATTTCGACCTTCACCTTCTCCACCACCTCCTCGATGCGGGCCGGGTGAATGCGGCCATCCGCCAGGAGCTTGAGGATGGACTGCCGAGCCACTTCCCGCCGGATGGGGTCAAAACTGGAGACGACAATGGACTCGGGAGTGTCATCCACGATGAGGTCACAGCCGGTGGCCTTCTCAAGGGCCCGGATGTTCCTGCCCTCACGGCCGATGATGCGCCCCTTCAGGTCATCGCTGGGGAGCTGGACAGAGCTGACGGCCGTCTCGGTAATGGCCTCAGAGGCCACCCGCTGGATGGCGTCACCGATGGCCCAGCGAGCCTTCTTCTCAGCCTCCTCCTGGGCCTCCTCCTCGATGCGCCGGACCAGCTTGGCCGCGTCCATCTTGGCGGTGTACTCGAGCTGGCTGATGATCTCGGTCTTGGCCTCCTCGCGGGTCAGACCCGAGAGAGCCTCCAGGACCCTGCTCTGCTCCTCCACCAGACGGCGCGCCTCGACCTGTTGTTCTTCGACCTTCTCCAGTTCGGCCTTGAGCTTGTCGCCCCTGGATTCCAGTTCCTTGGTCTTCTGGTCCACCTGGGCCAGTTTCTTGTCGAGGCCCTCCTCCTTGGATTGGAGGCGCTGCTCCTGTTTGTCCAGGGCCTGGAGGCGCTCGTTGACCACCTTCTCGGCCTCGGTGCGGGCCTGCAGGGCCTGCTCCTTCACCCGGAGCTCGGCATCCTTCCGGAGGGACTCGGCGTCCTTGACGCCCCGCTCTCGGATGCGGGCCGCCTCCTTCTCCGCCTCGGCGAAGAGCAACTCCCGCTGGGCCTTGAGTTCAGCCTCGGCCCGGACCTGGGCCTTGGAGACCTCCACCTGGGCCTGTTGGGCCTTCTTCATGTTGAGTACGCCGAAGACCACCGCCCCGATGGCCACCAGCAGAAGAACAATGATTACAGCAGTCATGTATGGC
The sequence above is drawn from the uncultured Holophaga sp. genome and encodes:
- the alaS gene encoding alanine--tRNA ligase, giving the protein MRTAELRKRFLDYFAAQGHRIVTSSPVIGPADDPTVMWTNAGMVQFKDVFVGKERREYTRATTSQKCLRAGGKHNDLDNVGFTARHHTFFEMLGNFSFGDYFKADAIRYAWEFVTGPVAQGNLGLDASRLWVTVFEGAEGIPADTEAEELWKQAGVPADRILRFGKKDNFWQMGDTGPCGPCSEIHYFRPVDMAGNTPDLVNGDGDDTMEIWNLVFMQYEQDGKGGLKPLPKPSIDTGMGLERVASILQGVTSNYEIDLFAPIFEAIWKLARIKAEDRGEHTNRTASQVIADHIRAATFMIYDGVVPSNEGRGYVLRKITRRALRFGKKLGIEGLFFADLVPSVLRAMGDAYPELASELPRIQKVLSREESQFSVTLNAGLRQLEACDTTTGSLAGSEIFKLYDTYGFPVDLVEDWCRERGIQPDLEGFQQELAEQKAKSRAAMKAHDVRLQGDFAVLADLPATQFLGYETLEAQGKVLALFDPQQKRVAELCGEGSVLLDTTPFYATSGGQVGDTGTFSFEGGSARVLETSAPAPKRSLHKVVLNPGRALKEGETLLAQVDPERRARIRAHHTATHLLHAALREVLGTHVKQAGSVVDAERLRFDFTHFAPLEPAQTQEIERLVNEQTLKALPTRSQSMAIDEALALGAMALFGEKYGEEVRVVSVPGFSQELCGGTHVSSTGEIGCVKIVSEGAVAAGVRRLEAVAGFAALERLQESEQILAGLSRQANAGREAISGLLAAKDARITALEKELKEAKLKAASDTSETVEEVKGLSLVTAQVEGLEAAALRELMDQARTRHQSAIIALASKVDAGKVALLVSVTPGLPADAGALLKAMAPSIDGRGGGKRDLAQGGGTKPEGIPAAFAALRAAL
- a CDS encoding PatB family C-S lyase, translating into MAFSFDTVPQRQGTDSQKWQKYAGRDILPLWVADMDFPSPPVVIEALKHRIDHGIFGYARPTAAQTDAILGTLHTRYGWSVDPSWLVWLPGLVVGLNVVAQAFAAPGEQVLCNTPVYPPFMTAPRNSGRESLQVPLVLDRAARRWEIDWEAMERAVTPRTKVFFLCNPHNPVGRVFRREELERVADFCLRHGLLLCSDEIHCDLILEEGLSHLPTGMIGPEIAQRTVTLMAPSKTFNVPGLGTSLAIIPDPGLRAQFVRASTGIVAEVNVLGYTACAAAYGEGEPWRQELLAYLRGNRELLQETLDRDLPGITLEAPLEATYLAWLNVAVLGLADPVAHFEAHGVGLSEGTFFGASKGEYVRLNLGCPQATLVEALARMKRALG
- the rny gene encoding ribonuclease Y, which encodes MTAVIIVLLLVAIGAVVFGVLNMKKAQQAQVEVSKAQVRAEAELKAQRELLFAEAEKEAARIRERGVKDAESLRKDAELRVKEQALQARTEAEKVVNERLQALDKQEQRLQSKEEGLDKKLAQVDQKTKELESRGDKLKAELEKVEEQQVEARRLVEEQSRVLEALSGLTREEAKTEIISQLEYTAKMDAAKLVRRIEEEAQEEAEKKARWAIGDAIQRVASEAITETAVSSVQLPSDDLKGRIIGREGRNIRALEKATGCDLIVDDTPESIVVSSFDPIRREVARQSILKLLADGRIHPARIEEVVEKVKVEMDQHLKEIGENTCIALGFPDVHPKLHKLVGRLNYRTSYGQNVLEHTKEVARIAEYMAAEMGADARLARRAGLFHDIGKAIDREVEGTHIEIGMELLKRFGEKESVIHAMSCHHGDHEPKTVEAMLLTAADALSAARPGARREMLETYVKRLEQLEGIANSYKGVQKSYAMQAGREIRIMVDAGQVNDDQAFWIAKDVTKRIESEMQYPGQIKVTVMRETRAVEYAR
- the purH gene encoding bifunctional phosphoribosylaminoimidazolecarboxamide formyltransferase/IMP cyclohydrolase produces the protein MPTALLSVFDKKGLLPLATGLKALGWHLLATGGTLKALRDAGIEVQEVADYTGAPECFEGRVKTLHPRIHGGLLYRRDESSHVEDARRLGVDPIDLVVVNLYPFEATIAREGVSFEDCIEQIDIGGPSMLRSAAKNHASVTVLTDPDTYEAFLEKLRAGTWSLEDRRLCALQVYRRTAAYDSAIAAWFEERLACPAEPQAPSQALGLALKQSLRYGENPHQAAAFFTRAGKASEGLSACTQLQGKELSYNNLLDADATARLAWQFTEPSCAIVKHNNPCGTALADTSLEAFRKALASDPVSAFGGIVAFNRPVDGELAQAMVGTFWEVILAPDFTPEALEVLKAKANLRLLKTPGRWPSAAQGMEVRSIGGGFLVQQPDDRFVPVTEWELKVQGSGPRPAERDLILAQMVAKTLKSNAIALVKDGGTVGCGAGQMSRVGSVEIACRQAGEKAQGAVLGSDAFFPFADGLELAVKHGVTAIVEPGGSTRDGEVIEAARKLGVWLFFTGMRHFRH
- a CDS encoding 2Fe-2S iron-sulfur cluster-binding protein, whose translation is MPTIKINETSLTVEPGTLLMDACRQAGFEIPHYCYHPALTPVATCRMCLVEIKGQPKLATSCTTVATEGMEVSTNSPAVAEARGGVMEFLLINHPLDCPICDQAGECRLQDYSFTYGSGDSRMVEPKRRYAYEDLGARIVIDKNRCIHCTRCVRFTQEVSGGGELTVANRGSDLEITTYAGKTLDGNPLAGNVVDLCPVGALTSRDFRFTKRVWYLKPVPTISRHSATASPIWADVDQNRVWRFRPRPEPGRMATHFIFDAERQAMHRYDLDPGLRQRTPLLRGEVSDLEAIARELRSAGPVAVIGQGTFGCNSAEQLARLATEPALCFGSGDLVHPITHPELQTYGDGVFNRRGFSERGFRFGHLEELWGAVNAGQVGSVVLLHDAAFSSARETALLESLLRSVPFSLVLEPIPSSLGALGTACLPVTTYLEESDTVLTHDGILRRYQKALQAPKGVKNVAEWVAVLTR